One genomic segment of Hordeum vulgare subsp. vulgare chromosome 2H, MorexV3_pseudomolecules_assembly, whole genome shotgun sequence includes these proteins:
- the LOC123430883 gene encoding uncharacterized protein LOC123430883, whose amino-acid sequence MDGAEGSWRFLYDSDSDDELLRFAEGYTAVPAERHRQRQQQVLAAHDDAQPAYAQMMADLPSASASAMQLDHHQARPMVHVQQPQPAPPMPVEHQQEPSMVHLQYPQPATAMPFEPQEAPSMVHLQFPQPAPAMPLQHQPMPGESRATVLLHHGQDQHLMGESSSAMPLHHLQMLGDSPATMQLQHQQMHGLSEPTPEEMSTHEYEQIMANLGLTELYVEGEELHLPGGGGGGAASIPDPEPPVAKQGLQDDQIPKPSQQGGEGHFFAAAPQPGDDLGPSGAGSIPGPEPPVTPPVVAPAQPEHESCEHCYVVREVRNHNALGLVTFSAHRAADGSYTHAILELKGTAAQGPNSGTQRIYKCLRDLTPESAPKYVESCIRKMRDKTGPLEDVVGGAAASSSMIRAPPGDPGSPWAPEGGMRRTAPPSPPPPRRPTEQEERETRQYLRDAADMAGRELGSLASEVRSVRNQRAPDNNRKALFSRLRELNHKIKRFEKDSAKRAGSELSKIRREVDGFVMEKRQLYDALKELMQRVTKNCHRLPPRGNDDQAGGSGAAGAAVL is encoded by the exons ATGGACGGCGCCGAGGGCTCCTGGCGCTTCCTCTACGACTCCGACAGCGATGACGAGCTCCTCCGCTTCGCCGAAGGGTACACGGCCGTCCCCGCTGAGCGCCACCGCCAGCGGCAACAGCAGGTTCTGGCGGCTCACGACGACGCCCAACCGGCCTATGCACAAATGATGGCTGACTTGCCATCGGCATCGGCGTCGGCGATGCAACTCGATCACCATCAGGCGCGTCCCATGGTCCACGTGCAGCAGCCTCAACCGGCGCCGCCGATGCCGGTTGAACATCAGCAGGAGCCTTCCATGGTACACTTGCAGTACCCTCAACCGGCGACGGCGATGCCATTCGAACCCCAGGAGGCGCCTTCCATGGTACACTTGCAGTTCCCTCAACCAGCGCCGGCGATGCCACTCCAGCATCAACCCATGCCCGGCGAATCCCGGGCAACGGTGCTACTCCATCATGGCCAGGACCAGCACTTGATGGGCGAGTCGTCGTCGGCGATGCCACTACATCACCTGCAGATGCTGGGCGACTCGCCGGCCACGATGCAACTCCAACACCAGCAGATGCATGGCCTAAGCGAGCCGACGCCGGAGGAGATGTCGACACACGAATACGAGCAGATAATGGCCAATTTGGGTCTCACTGAGCTCTACGTAGAAGGCGAAGAATTACACCTCcctggcggtggcggcggtggagccgcCAGCATCCCGGACCCTGAGCCTCCGGTGGCGAAGCAAGGCCTCCAGGACGACCAAATACCGAAGCCGTCACAGCAAGGTGGAGAGGGCCACTTCTTCGCAGCCGCGCCGCAGCCAGGCGACGATTTGGGTCCCAGTGGCGCCGGCAGCATCCCGGGCCCGGAGCCGCCGGTGACGCCTCCGGTGGTGGCACCAGCACAGCCAGAGCATGAATCGTGCGAACACTGCTATGTCGTCAGAGAGGTCAGGAACCACAACG CGTTAGGGCTGGTGACCTTCTCGGCGCACCGCGCGGCGGACGGAAGCTACACGCACGCTATCCTCGAACTCAAAGGCACCGCCGCGCAAGGCCCAAATTCAGGCACCCAACGAATTTACAAGTG CCTGCGTGACCTCACGCCCGAGTCGGCGCCCAAGTATGTCGAGTCCTGCATCCGGAAGATGAGGGACAAAACCGGCCCGCTAGAGGACGTCGTCGGCGGCGCCGCCGCAAGCTCTTCCATGATCCGCGCTCCTCCGGGGGACCCCGGCTCGCCGTGGGCGCCAGAGGGCGGCATGCGGCGGA CtgcaccgccgtcgccgccgccgccgcggcggCCGACCGAGCAAGAGGAAAGGGAGACGCGGCAGTACCTTCGCGACGCCGCTGACATGGCCGGGAGGGAGCTGGGATCGCTGGCGTCCGAGGTCAGGAGCGTCCGCAACCAAAGAGCTCCGGACAATAATCGCAAAGCTCTATTCAGCAGG CTAAGAGAactcaaccacaagatcaagagaTTCGAGAAGGACTCGGCCAAGCGTGCGGGGAGTGAGCTGTCCAAGATCAGGAGGGAGGTGGATGGCTTTGTGATGGAGAAGAGACAACTGTACGATGCTCTTAAGGAGCTGATGCAGAGGGTAACCAAGaactgccaccgcctccctccccGCGGAAACGACGATCAGGCCGGTGGCAGCGGCGCCGCTGGTGCCGCCGTGTTGTAA